From a region of the Zingiber officinale cultivar Zhangliang chromosome 10B, Zo_v1.1, whole genome shotgun sequence genome:
- the LOC122029504 gene encoding peptidyl-prolyl cis-trans isomerase CYP63-like: MLSRCLFFLILRHSSPSSGAAAFGVWSRAHILGRMDVDSLNIEDGVPFKEELNDSSYGNKDEEKVKSFNEADGEQEGMQAFADQEKLSSPVLPVAVVSEGLQSPTSIPNLANSSSHINKNEEPGEHHLPFESDDHSQVECVSNENVEKNSHSFEERTSNVGDHECHDEEQGTSDNSHSGDLHDVEADQIVKDERTVVDSSHLPIENDFNSQSEKPEFDTDVIKGGNVCNSMAEKEDDHIVGVANLDDREPRRDSFVVQSLPTDRSSQPSSVERELSIHTEKSANPNPLAVGEHLPTKVNEQKLARSPKHTPSEKHSVKRKRDSQDSVSPPPRLKSSRGRATYKEAHHRDSSPRKRTSASPRSRESPHRKERPTSRSPVRRKDTSASGYRRDHHGRSRSRSPYSRDHHRRSPRRRHSPRYRSPPPSNHSRHWSSKRPWSPPTNRNTGVGKPGRNLFVAGFSYVTTERDLEKKFSRYGRVTDVRIVRDKRSGDSRGFGFLSLERDEDADAAIRALDQSEWNGRIVLVEKSKSPGH, from the exons ATGTTGTCTCGCTgcctttttttcttaattttacgccattcctctccctcttctggAGCAGCGGCTTTTGGCGTTTGGAGTCGAG CACACATACTGGGAAGAATGGATGTGGATTCTCTTAACATTGAGGATGGGGTCCCATTCAAAGAGGAGTTGAATGATAGCTCATATGGAAATAAAGACGAAGAGAAGGTGAAAAGTTTTAATGAAGCTGATGGAGAACAAgaagggatgcaagcttttgcAGATCAAGAGAAGCTTAGTTCACCTGTACTTCCTGTTGCTGTTGTTAGTGAAGGACTGCAATCACCTACTTCCATACCAAACTTGGCAAATTCATCATCTCACATAAACAAAAATGAAGAACCAGGTGAGCATCATTTGCCATTTGAGTCTGATGACCATTCACAAGTTGAGTGTGTTTCTAAtgaaaatgttgaaaagaatagtCATAGCTTTGAGGAACGGACCTCAAATGTTGGGGATCATGAATGCCATGATGAGGAACAAGGAACTAGTGATAACAGTCATTCTGGTGATCTTCATGATGTTGAGGCTGATCAAATAGTGAAAGACGAAAGGACAGTAGTAGATTCATCTCATTTGCCTATTGAGAATGATTTCAACTCTCAATCTGAAAAGCCTGAGTTTGATACTGATGTAATCAAAGGTGGAAATGTCTGTAACAGTATGGCTGAGAAAGAAGATGATCATATAGTTGGTGTTGCAAACTTGGATGACAGAGAACCCCGTAGAGATAGTTTTGTCGTGCAATCTCTGCCAACtgatagaagctcacaaccatcTTCAGTAGAGAGGGAATTATCTATCCATACAGAAAAATCTGCCAACCCCAATCCATTGGCAGTAGGAGAGCACCTACCAACCAAGGTCAATGAGCAAAAATTAGCTCGTTCCCCCAAACATACACCTTCTGAAAAGCATTCTGTGAAGCGAAAGAGAGATTCTCAAGATAGTGTATCTCCTCCTCCAAGACTTAAATCTTCTCGAGGAAGGGCAACATATAAAGAAGCTCATCACAGAgattcttctccaagaaaaaggACATCAGCTTCACCTCGAAGCCGGGAATCTCCACATAGGAAGGAGAGGCCAACATCTCGGTCACCTGTTAGGCGGAAAGATACTTCTGCTTCTGGATACAGGAGAGATCACCATGGTAGATCTCGCTCCAGATCTCCCTATTCAAGGGATCATCATAGAAGGTCTCCAAG GAGACGGCATTCTCCAAGGTATAGATCTCCTCCACCTAGTAATCATTCTCGTCATTGGTCATCCAAAAGGCCATGGTCACCACCAACTAACCGCAACACTGGAGTGGGTAAGCCCGGGAGGAATTTATTTGTTGCAGGTTTTAGCTATGTTACCACTGAAAGAGATTTGGAAAAGAAATTTTCTAGGTATGGACGTGTAACAGATGTTCGGATTGTTCGGGATAAAAG ATCCGGGGATTCTCGTGGCTTTGGATTTTTATCCTTGGAAAGGGATGAAGATGCCGATGCTGCAATACGCGCTCTTGATCAATCTGAGTGGAATGGAAGGATTGTTCTGGTGGAGAAATCCAAGAGTCCGGGGCACTGA